A genomic window from Elaeis guineensis isolate ETL-2024a chromosome 3, EG11, whole genome shotgun sequence includes:
- the LOC105040225 gene encoding uncharacterized protein — translation MEPKKISGAPKAVVVGGSIAGLSCAHALISAGWQLTVIEKSGAAPSGSPTGAGLGLDPQSLEIVGRWISNTDLLRDITLSLSIDLNRATDGEKKISWTLTRDENFNFRAAHWTDLHSILLKALPARIILWGHQLLSFEISDDKSSVKAKAIVIQTNDVVEIVGDLLIAADGCLSSIRQHFLPDFKLRYSGYCAWRGVLDFSGKESSDTIAGIHRAYPELGNCLYFDLARGTHCVLYELKNNRLNWLWYINGPEPTLKGNSLTMKASDEMTKKMHMEAEKVWLPELVKVMKETKEPFINVIYDSEPLPQLFWDNVVLVGDAAHPTTPHGLRSTNMSILDAGILGQCLDKWGLENLGLALKEYQMIRLPVISEQVLHARKLGRLKQGLVLHDQKTFDPKMATPEECLQLMQRSMPYFHGAPPISTPN, via the exons ATGGAGCCGAAGAAGATAAGCGGGGCTCCGAAAGCCGTGGTGGTGGGAGGGAGCATAGCGGGACTATCGTGTGCCCACGCCCTGATCTCCGCCGGGTGGCAATTGACGGTGATCGAGAAGTCCGGAGCAGCGCCGTCCGGAAGCCCCACAGGTGCTGGCCTCGGACTCGATCCCCAGTCCCTGGAAATCGTTGGCCGTTGGATCTCCAACACGGATCTCCTTCGCGATATTACCTTATCCCTCTCCATCGACCTG AACCGAGCAACGGATGGTGAGAAGAAGATAAGCTGGACACTGACAAGAGATGAGAATTTCAACTTCAGAGCAGCCCACTGGACCGATCTCCACTCAATTTTACTCAAGGCTTTGCCAGCTCGGATAATTCTCTGGGGTCATCAGCTCCTCTCCTTTGAAATTTCAGATGACAAGTCTTCTGTTAAAGCCAAAGCTATAGTAATCCAAACAAATGATGTTGTGGAAATTGTCGGGGATTTGCTTATCGCAGCTGATGGGTGCCTGTCAAGTATCCGCCAGCATTTCCTTCCAGATTTCAAGCTGAG GTATTCAGGCTACTGTGCATGGAGAGGAGTGTTAGATTTTTCAGGAAAAGAGAGTTCAGATACCATAGCTGGAATTCACAGGGCTTATCCAGAACTTGGGAATTGCTTGTACTTTGATTTGGCCCGTGGAACACATTGTGTGCTCTATGAGCTGAAAAACAACAGGTTGAATTGGCTTTGGTACATCAATGGACCTGAACCAACGCTAAAG GGGAACTCACTGACTATGAAAGCAAGTGATGAGATGACCAAAAAGATGCATATGGAGGCGGAGAAGGTCTGGCTACCTGAATTGGTCAAGGTCATGAAAGAAACGAAGGAACCTTTCATCAATGTAATATATGACAGCGAGCCCCTTCCCCAGCTCTTTTGGGACAATGTGGTATTAGTTGGAGATGCAGCTCATCCAACCACTCCTCATGGCTTGAGAAGCACCAACATGTCAATCCTAGATGCTGGAATTTTGGGCCAGTGCCTTGACAAGTGGGGATTGGAGAATCTAGGTTTAGCTCTGAAAGAATACCAGATGATCCGGCTTCCAGTGATCTCGGAGCAAGTGCTACATGCTCGGAAGTTAGGACGTCTCAAACAAGGTCTAGTTCTTCATGATCAGAAGACTTTTGATCCCAAGATGGCCACTCCAGAGGAATGCCTGCAACTTATGCAAAGAAGCATGCCTTATTTTCACGGTGCTCCTCCTATTTCCACTCCCAATTAG